Proteins from one Hemibagrus wyckioides isolate EC202008001 linkage group LG16, SWU_Hwy_1.0, whole genome shotgun sequence genomic window:
- the ash2l gene encoding set1/Ash2 histone methyltransferase complex subunit ASH2: MASEAEAGAGAVVEGETAERDASLGDLTASMESESSSGKEPAVSEGPEGTDTQTGSGDEENRRQLGEVELQCALCMKWFTADTFGIDTATSLPFITNYVFHCNVCHHSGNTYFLKKPANLKEMCLTTLANLTWTSRTREDHPKTMFSKDKDIIPFIDKYWECLTTRQRPGKLTWPNNIVKTMSKERDVFLVKEHPDPGSKDPEEDYPKFGLLDQDLANIGPSYDSQKQTTAVTTGGSLNGGSTFSGGLPPPGTGKGRGAKRKQQQQQDGTTAGTAKRTRSDPLFSAQRLPPHGYPLEHPFNKDGYRYILAEPDPHAPDPEKLELDCWAGKPIPGDLYRACLYERVLLALHDRAPQLKISDDRLTVTGEKGYSMVRASHGVRKGAWYFEVTIDEMPPDTAARLGWSQPLGNLQAPLGYDKFSYSWRSKKGTRFHQSIGKHYSDSYGQGDILGFFIELPDSTEIAKALPDTYKDKALIKFKSYLYFEEKDYVDKAEKSLKAVNNSRMIFYKNGVNQGLAYENLFEGMYFPAISLYKNCQVSVNFGPHFKHPPKDVKFQPMSDMGWGAVIEHSLADILYHVETEVDGRRSPPWEG, translated from the exons ATGGCTTCCGAAGCTGAGGCGGGCGCTGGAGCTGTTGTTGAGGGAGAAACCGCGGAAAG AGATGCATCATTAGGAGACCTAACGGCAAGCATGGAGTCTGAGTCCTCCAGTGGAAAAGAGCCTGCG GTGAGTGAGGGTCCTGAGGGTACAGACACGCAAACCGGCTCAGGAGATGAGGAGAACAGACGACAGCTGGGTGAAGTCGAGCTCCAGTGTGCACTGTGTATGAAGTGGTTCACGGCAGACACGTTTGGCATCGACACCGC GACCTCCCTTCCATTCATAACCAATTATGTGTTCCACTGCAATGTGTGTCATCACAGTGGAAATACGTACTTCTTGAAGAAGCCAgcga ATCTGAAGGAGATGTGCCTCACTACTCTGGCTAATCTGACATGGACGTCACGGACTCGCGAGGATCATCCCAAGACCATGTTTTCCAAAGATAag GATATTATTCCCTTCATTGATAAGTACTGGGAGTGTCTGACAACTCGTCAGAGACCAGGAAAGCTCACATGGCCGAATAATATAGTAAAGACTATG agtaaaGAGCGTGATGTATTCCTTGTGAAGGAACATCCTGACCCTGGAAGTAAAGATCCTGAGGAAGACTACCCCAAGTTTGGTCTGCTTGATCAG GACTTGGCCAACATCGGACCATCATATGACAGCCAAAAGCAAACCACCGCTGTTACAACAGGGGGCAGTCTGAATG GTGGATCGACATTTTCAG GTGGCCTTCCTCCACCTGGTACGGGTAAAGGCCGAGGCGCCAAACGcaagcagcaacagcagcaggatGGAACCACTGCAGGAACAGCCAAGAGGACACGAAG TGACCCCTTGTTTTCAGCACAGCGCCTGCCTCCTCACGGCTATCCTCTTGAGCACCCATTTAACAAAGACGGCTATCGATATATCCTGGCTGAGCCAGACCCCCACGCACCCGACCCGGAAAAACTGGAGCTAGACTGCTGGGCAGGAAAACCCATCCCCGGAGATCTGTACCGAGCATGTCTCTATGAGAGAGTGCTGCTTGCCCTGCATGATCGAG CTCCCCAGTTAAAGATCTCTGATGATCGTCTGACTGTGACTGGAGAAAAAGGCTACTCAATGGTGCGAGCATCTCATGGGGTACGAAAGGGGGCCTGGTACTTTGAGGTGACCATAGACGAGATGCCCCCTGACACTGCTGCCCGCCTCGGTTGGTCCCAACCGTTAG GTAATCTTCAGGCTCCTCTCGGCTACGATAAGTTCAGTTATTCGTGGCGCAGCAAAAAGGGCACACGCTTCCATCAGTCCATTGGGAAACATTATTCCGATAGTTACGGACAGGGAGACATCCTGGGCTTCTTCATCGAGCTACCGGACAGCACAGAGATTGCAAAGGCACTGCCTGACACTTACAAGGACAAA GCACTGATTAAGTTTAAAAGCTACCTCTACTTTGAAGAGAAGGATTACGTGGACAAGGCAGAGAAGAGCTTGAAGGCAGTGAATAACAGTCGA ATGATTTTTTACAAGAACGGCGTGAATCAGGGGCTGGCTTATGAGAACCTGTTTGAGGGAATGTATTTCCCTGCCATATCACTCTACAAAAATTGTCAG gtatcAGTGAATTTTGGACCACATTTCAAACACCCACCAAAAGACGTCAAGTTCCAGCCA ATGAGTGATATGGGCTGGGGTGCAGTGATCGAACATTCTCTAGCAGACATCCTTTACCATGTGGAAACGGAGGTCGATGGCCGGCGCAGCCCCCCATGGGAAGGTTAA